The following proteins are co-located in the Microvirga ossetica genome:
- a CDS encoding translocation/assembly module TamB domain-containing protein, producing MIKTIRSLALLSLIAAAALVAVSLMAGRPSQAQSDQGILASLISRLLSTPTTQVTIGSIEGALSSNAVIRDIRIADKDGVWLNLDRARLVWSRTALLRGRLQVDELTVDRLQILRRPLPADEAAPVSDEPILPELPVRVIVDRFTLQELALGEPILGTAARLSAQGSAQLGNPSEGLDLTFAAQRLDAPGRLSINLDYVPQTNRLSLELTHQEPAGGIAARLMDLPGLPPVDLKLSGQGPMSNFAARLDFSAGPTIGAAGTATVRRATSAYDVNVDLASRIEGLLPAPAAPIFSGTTQLVGNVTVGDDSSLRFQPVRITSNVASFDMTGTVSSGQVLDLKLNARALPTDGTKTRAGEAEIARLNFDGTVQGPLTAPRVNGTLDAAEVRLPQGSLDALRARVAMNPVAGVTPPDRFSFEIDANANGIRPADPALARALGTTLSVTSRGSFDLEGIASVETARIETSTAQAGFTGRVGSTVLDGTLEASIPSLSSFSGLAGRALRGSANVSARLSGNPRRYDMAAVIDASLRDLSTGTPAVDGLLGRTVTAAGTLRRIPNGFAFENMRVDGAHLDTRIDGRATQSAADLGLDVTIDELRQVDPRITAGRAGIAARLSGSLERPNVTGAATLTDMRALGRFIPRLVVNLDAKDVTGALDATLTLDGQVDGKPATGSLHLARPADGGWLLDRLDVDVGSVALNGNLQLGADQLAQGEISLSGSNFDDLSPLVLMKLEGALDAKVSLSASNGGQDALVTARGARFGASDIAVRNFETRLTLQDLYRRPMIDGLVSAEALTAAGQTYRNIRFVAQGTPEASRFTASAVGQGFDLDAQGRLVPGDATRIELASFTARRGGRRLSLAQPASIALQSGTVTLSNVVIAADQGRVAVSGTIGDRLDLSVDIRSLPLQIAEIVVPNLGLAGTVNGNASVGGTTANPTGTYRLNVTGLATAQTRQSGLPPLNIDAQGRLADRRASIDARVALGRAGTLQISGSVPIDPTDEMALRISGRTDLAIANTMLSLSGQRVTGAANLDLSVAGTFSSPRVQGTVTIANGSFVDSLQGVQLNGIAARLSARGQVLAIESLTAQTPNGGSLSARGQVTLDPAAGLPGDIRITGSRAQLVSNETVEASADLNLAISGPLLTRPRASGNINIITMSVSVPDRLPTTLRPLPGTRHVRPTPTAAARLALARRQQSAATQGRPFRADLDLTVTAQNRIFVRGRGINAELGGDLRLQGTTQDPIAIGAFELRRGRFDILGKRLDFVRGRLDFTGDLTPSLDFLAETQAGDVTARIGVTGPASRPEFTFSSEPYLPQDEVLSRILFQRPSGGLSAGQALQLAQAVAQLSGGSGNDAFERLRRSLGVDSLDITVGAGGGPEVGVSRYISDNVRVGVRAGALPEDSGVTVDVDLTRRLKAQGEVNAEGGTSIGLGFELEY from the coding sequence ATGATCAAGACAATTCGCTCCCTCGCCCTCCTGTCCCTGATCGCCGCGGCCGCGCTCGTCGCCGTCTCGCTGATGGCCGGCCGCCCGAGCCAGGCGCAGAGCGACCAGGGCATCCTGGCAAGCCTGATCTCGCGTCTTCTCTCGACGCCGACCACGCAGGTCACCATCGGCAGCATCGAGGGAGCCTTGTCCTCGAACGCCGTCATCCGCGATATCCGCATCGCGGACAAGGACGGCGTCTGGCTCAATCTCGACCGCGCCCGCCTGGTCTGGAGCCGCACGGCGCTGCTGCGCGGCCGCCTCCAGGTGGACGAGCTCACCGTCGACCGGCTTCAGATCCTGCGCCGCCCGCTGCCGGCCGACGAGGCGGCACCTGTCTCCGACGAACCGATCCTGCCCGAACTGCCGGTCCGGGTGATCGTCGACCGCTTTACACTGCAGGAACTGGCCCTCGGCGAGCCGATCCTCGGCACCGCAGCCCGGCTGTCGGCGCAAGGCTCCGCCCAGCTCGGCAACCCGTCCGAGGGGCTCGATCTCACCTTCGCGGCCCAGCGCCTCGACGCTCCGGGGCGGCTTTCCATCAATCTCGACTACGTGCCCCAGACGAACCGGCTGTCCCTGGAGCTGACGCATCAGGAACCCGCCGGCGGCATTGCAGCCCGGCTGATGGATCTGCCCGGGCTGCCGCCGGTCGATCTCAAGCTGTCCGGCCAGGGCCCGATGAGCAATTTCGCCGCACGGCTCGATTTCTCGGCCGGGCCGACCATCGGCGCCGCAGGCACCGCCACCGTCAGGCGGGCGACCTCCGCCTACGACGTGAACGTGGATCTCGCCTCCCGCATCGAAGGGCTGCTGCCGGCTCCAGCTGCGCCGATCTTCAGCGGCACCACCCAGCTCGTCGGCAACGTGACCGTCGGCGACGACAGCAGCCTGCGCTTCCAGCCGGTCCGCATCACGTCGAATGTCGCAAGCTTCGACATGACGGGAACCGTCAGCTCCGGCCAGGTTCTCGACCTGAAGCTCAATGCCCGGGCGCTGCCTACCGACGGGACGAAGACACGGGCAGGGGAGGCGGAGATCGCCCGGCTCAACTTCGACGGCACGGTTCAGGGACCGCTGACCGCGCCGCGCGTCAACGGAACGCTCGACGCCGCGGAGGTCAGGCTGCCCCAGGGCTCGCTCGATGCCCTGAGGGCTCGCGTGGCCATGAACCCGGTGGCAGGCGTCACGCCGCCCGACCGCTTCTCCTTCGAGATCGACGCCAATGCCAACGGGATCAGGCCCGCCGATCCGGCTCTCGCCCGGGCGCTCGGCACGACGCTGTCCGTCACATCCCGCGGCTCCTTCGATCTCGAGGGCATCGCCAGCGTCGAGACGGCGCGCATCGAGACCTCCACCGCGCAGGCGGGTTTCACGGGAAGGGTCGGCAGCACCGTTCTCGACGGGACGCTTGAGGCGAGCATTCCTTCGCTCTCATCGTTTTCCGGACTTGCCGGCCGTGCGTTGCGAGGGTCGGCCAACGTCTCGGCGCGGCTGTCGGGCAACCCGCGGCGCTACGACATGGCGGCCGTCATCGATGCCAGCCTGCGGGATCTGTCGACCGGAACGCCGGCCGTCGATGGCCTTCTAGGCCGCACTGTCACGGCCGCAGGCACGCTGCGTCGCATTCCCAATGGCTTCGCGTTCGAGAACATGCGTGTCGACGGCGCTCATCTCGATACCCGCATCGACGGCCGCGCCACGCAATCGGCCGCGGATCTCGGCCTCGACGTCACCATCGACGAGCTGAGGCAGGTCGATCCGCGCATCACCGCCGGCCGGGCCGGCATCGCCGCCCGTCTGTCGGGCTCTCTCGAACGGCCGAATGTGACCGGTGCCGCGACCCTGACCGACATGCGGGCCCTTGGCCGGTTCATCCCACGCCTCGTGGTCAATCTCGACGCCAAGGATGTGACGGGCGCGCTCGATGCGACGCTCACCCTCGATGGTCAGGTCGACGGCAAGCCCGCAACGGGCTCGCTTCATCTGGCAAGGCCGGCCGATGGAGGCTGGCTCCTCGACCGGCTCGATGTGGATGTCGGTTCGGTGGCGCTCAACGGCAATCTCCAGCTGGGCGCGGACCAGCTGGCGCAGGGCGAAATCTCGCTGTCCGGCAGCAACTTCGACGATCTGAGCCCCCTCGTGCTGATGAAGCTCGAGGGAGCGCTCGATGCGAAGGTCTCTCTCAGCGCGTCGAACGGTGGCCAGGATGCGCTGGTCACCGCGCGCGGAGCCCGCTTCGGGGCTTCCGATATCGCCGTCCGAAACTTCGAGACGAGGTTGACGCTTCAGGACTTGTATCGCCGCCCGATGATCGATGGCCTCGTCTCCGCCGAAGCCCTGACGGCTGCCGGCCAGACCTATCGCAACATCCGCTTCGTTGCCCAGGGCACGCCCGAAGCATCACGCTTCACCGCGTCGGCCGTTGGCCAGGGCTTCGATCTCGATGCGCAAGGCCGCCTCGTTCCCGGCGATGCGACGCGGATCGAGTTGGCGAGCTTCACGGCGCGTCGCGGCGGCCGGCGCCTGTCGCTGGCCCAGCCAGCATCCATCGCCTTGCAGAGCGGCACCGTCACCCTGTCCAATGTGGTGATCGCGGCGGATCAGGGCCGGGTGGCCGTATCGGGCACCATCGGTGACAGGCTCGACCTCTCCGTCGACATCCGCAGCCTGCCGCTTCAGATCGCGGAGATCGTGGTTCCCAATCTCGGCTTGGCCGGCACGGTCAACGGCAATGCGTCGGTGGGAGGAACCACGGCGAATCCGACCGGAACCTACCGCCTTAACGTCACGGGCCTCGCCACCGCGCAGACGCGGCAATCGGGCCTGCCGCCGCTGAACATCGATGCACAGGGACGGCTGGCCGATCGCCGTGCGAGCATCGATGCGCGCGTGGCTCTCGGGAGAGCCGGCACGCTTCAGATCTCCGGCAGCGTTCCGATCGATCCGACCGATGAGATGGCGCTCAGGATTTCGGGACGAACCGACCTTGCCATCGCCAACACCATGCTCTCGTTGTCCGGGCAGCGCGTGACAGGAGCCGCCAATCTCGATCTGTCGGTTGCGGGCACCTTCTCGAGCCCCCGTGTCCAGGGCACGGTGACGATTGCCAATGGCAGCTTCGTCGACTCGCTGCAGGGCGTCCAGCTGAACGGCATCGCGGCCCGGCTTTCAGCACGCGGGCAGGTGCTCGCCATCGAGAGCCTGACGGCGCAGACGCCGAACGGCGGGTCGCTTTCGGCGCGAGGGCAGGTCACGCTCGATCCTGCCGCCGGTCTGCCGGGCGACATCCGCATCACGGGAAGCCGCGCGCAGCTCGTTTCCAACGAGACGGTCGAGGCGAGCGCGGATTTGAACCTCGCCATTTCCGGCCCGCTTCTGACGCGGCCGCGGGCCTCGGGCAACATCAACATCATCACGATGAGCGTTTCAGTTCCCGACCGTCTGCCGACGACCTTAAGGCCGCTGCCAGGAACCAGGCATGTCCGCCCGACGCCGACAGCCGCCGCGCGGCTGGCGCTCGCGCGGCGCCAGCAATCGGCCGCGACCCAGGGCAGGCCTTTCCGTGCCGATCTCGATCTGACGGTGACCGCGCAGAACCGCATCTTCGTGCGCGGACGTGGCATCAATGCGGAACTCGGCGGCGATCTGCGTCTCCAGGGTACGACGCAGGATCCGATTGCCATCGGCGCCTTCGAATTGCGGCGCGGTCGCTTCGACATCCTCGGCAAGCGTCTCGATTTTGTCCGCGGTCGGCTGGATTTCACGGGCGATCTCACGCCGTCGCTCGACTTCCTGGCCGAGACCCAGGCTGGCGACGTTACTGCGCGGATCGGGGTGACGGGCCCGGCCTCACGGCCGGAATTCACCTTCAGCTCCGAGCCCTATCTGCCTCAGGACGAGGTCCTCTCGCGCATCCTGTTCCAGCGGCCGTCCGGCGGGCTGTCCGCCGGGCAGGCCCTGCAGCTCGCTCAAGCCGTCGCGCAGCTCTCCGGCGGATCGGGGAACGACGCCTTCGAGCGCCTGCGCCGCTCTCTCGGCGTCGACAGCCTCGACATCACGGTCGGTGCCGGCGGCGGGCCGGAGGTCGGTGTCTCGCGCTATATCAGCGACAACGTCCGCGTGGGCGTGCGAGCCGGTGCCCTGCCCGAGGACAGCGGCGTGACCGTTGACGTCGACCTGACCCGTCGCCTGAAGGCGCAGGGCGAGGTGAATGCGGAGGGCGGCACCTCCATCGGGCTGGGCTTCGAGCTGGAATACTAA
- a CDS encoding methionine ABC transporter permease, with translation MPTYFLSMFRDAFFESLIMVGTSGFFAFIAGIPLAVVLVITSVGGIYEMPRLNRVLGSIINGFRSTPFIILLVALIPFTRLIVGTSIGIWAAVVPLSIAATPFFARIAEVSLREVDHGLIEAAQAMGASRWQIIVHVLLPEALPGIIRGFTITVVSMIGSSAMAGAVGAGGLGDLAMRYGYQRFDTTVMVSVIAVLIVIVTVVQSTGDLIASRFDRR, from the coding sequence ATGCCCACATATTTCCTCAGCATGTTCAGGGATGCATTCTTCGAAAGCCTGATCATGGTCGGAACCTCCGGGTTCTTCGCCTTCATCGCCGGCATTCCTCTCGCCGTCGTTCTCGTCATCACCAGCGTCGGCGGCATTTACGAGATGCCGCGCCTCAATCGGGTGCTGGGCAGCATCATCAACGGCTTCCGCTCGACGCCGTTCATCATTCTCCTCGTCGCGCTCATTCCGTTCACGCGCCTGATCGTCGGCACGTCCATCGGGATCTGGGCCGCCGTGGTGCCGTTGAGCATTGCGGCAACGCCCTTCTTCGCCCGCATCGCCGAAGTCAGCCTGCGCGAGGTCGATCATGGCCTGATCGAGGCGGCACAGGCCATGGGCGCGAGCCGCTGGCAGATCATCGTGCATGTGCTTCTGCCCGAAGCCCTGCCGGGCATCATTCGCGGCTTCACCATCACCGTGGTGTCGATGATCGGCTCCTCGGCCATGGCCGGTGCCGTGGGCGCGGGTGGGCTGGGCGATCTCGCCATGCGCTACGGCTATCAGCGCTTCGACACGACCGTCATGGTCAGCGTGATCGCCGTCCTGATCGTCATCGTCACGGTCGTTCAATCGACCGGCGATCTCATCGCCAGCCGCTTCGACCGGCGCTGA
- a CDS encoding acyl-CoA dehydrogenase family protein produces MSAATRLFASDLHVDTGNALHGFGSEPASYEDLAERFRPIFRKIAEGAVAREQSRTLAFEAVTWLREAGFGALRVPQAHGGLGATLPQTFRLLIELGEADSNLPQIFRAHFAFVEERLNSKDESDRQRWFSLIVEGALFGAAMAEKTEGTETTVTLTKDGARWILDGYKYYSTGTIYSSWIVAVALEGTEYVSLAVPATAKGVTIEDDWDGFGQRLTGSGTTRFHQVAIGEDQILRRVSVEQPPKASYIIAYYQLFHLAALAGIARAVLKDALAFTQAKTRTFAVPGKSSPRHDPLVQSVIGRLASLSFTADTLVDGVADAIDEAYRAATKGDDATELYTVANIKAYQAQQIVIEQVLEATTLLFEIGGASATSESRRFDRYWRNARTLASHNPLIHRERAIGDYWLNGTPPVGVLQAVIQSETQAKNAADASSPTP; encoded by the coding sequence ATGTCCGCAGCCACACGTCTCTTCGCCTCGGATCTCCATGTCGACACCGGCAACGCTCTGCACGGGTTCGGATCCGAACCGGCCTCCTATGAGGATCTCGCAGAGCGCTTCCGGCCGATCTTCAGGAAGATTGCGGAAGGAGCGGTCGCCCGCGAGCAGTCGCGGACGCTTGCCTTCGAGGCCGTGACCTGGCTGCGCGAGGCCGGGTTCGGCGCTTTGCGGGTTCCGCAGGCTCATGGCGGTCTCGGCGCCACGCTGCCGCAGACATTCCGCCTTCTCATCGAGCTGGGCGAGGCGGACTCGAACCTGCCGCAGATCTTCCGCGCCCATTTCGCCTTCGTCGAGGAGCGCCTCAACAGCAAGGACGAATCCGACCGCCAGCGGTGGTTCTCCCTCATCGTGGAGGGCGCCCTCTTCGGCGCCGCCATGGCCGAGAAGACGGAAGGAACGGAAACCACCGTCACGCTCACGAAGGATGGCGCGCGCTGGATCCTCGACGGCTATAAGTATTACAGCACCGGCACGATCTATTCGAGCTGGATCGTGGCTGTCGCTCTGGAAGGCACGGAATATGTGTCTCTTGCCGTTCCCGCGACGGCCAAGGGCGTCACGATTGAGGACGATTGGGACGGGTTCGGCCAGCGCCTCACCGGCAGCGGCACGACGCGCTTCCATCAGGTCGCGATTGGCGAGGATCAGATCCTGCGCCGCGTTTCCGTCGAGCAGCCGCCCAAGGCATCGTACATCATCGCGTATTACCAGCTGTTCCATCTCGCCGCGCTTGCCGGCATCGCGCGAGCCGTCCTGAAGGACGCCCTCGCATTCACGCAGGCCAAGACCCGCACATTCGCGGTTCCAGGCAAGTCCAGTCCGCGCCATGATCCTCTCGTTCAGAGCGTGATCGGACGGCTCGCAAGTCTCTCGTTCACGGCAGACACCCTGGTCGACGGGGTCGCCGATGCCATCGACGAGGCTTACCGGGCCGCCACTAAAGGCGACGATGCGACGGAGCTCTACACCGTTGCCAACATCAAGGCTTATCAGGCGCAGCAGATCGTCATCGAGCAGGTGCTCGAAGCGACCACGTTGCTCTTCGAAATCGGCGGTGCATCCGCCACGAGCGAGTCGCGCCGGTTCGATCGCTACTGGCGCAACGCCCGAACGCTCGCCTCCCACAATCCGCTCATTCACCGGGAGCGCGCCATCGGCGATTACTGGCTGAACGGCACGCCGCCGGTCGGCGTCCTGCAGGCCGTGATCCAGAGCGAGACACAGGCGAAGAACGCGGCTGACGCTTCGTCGCCGACGCCATAA
- a CDS encoding LLM class flavin-dependent oxidoreductase, translated as MTKKINIYAFDMNCVGHINHGLWTHPRDLSSSYTSLDYWVNLAKIAERGKLDGIFLADIVGVYDVYKGGPETAIAAGAQVPVNDPMLLVPAMAYATKHLGFGVTVNTTYEQPYLHARRMSTLDHLTNGRIGWNIVTGYLDSAARGMGLQEQLDHDHRYDIADDYLDVLYKLWEGSWDDDAVIADGAKGIYARPDKVRAIKHDGPYYQIDAIHLSEPSPQRTPVLYQAGSSTRGREFASKHAECVFTGGPNPIVARDIIADIRAGAASQGRNPQDVKVFVGMSLVVGRTEREANDKLEDYRRHASVEGALAHFSSSSGVDFSKYDLDEPIQYEKNNANNSTLEAITKRSAGTVWTVRKLIDQMILGSRQKPFVGTPEQIADHIASWVEDADIDGINLPRTVAPESLADFVDLVVPVLQERGLFKADYADGTLREKLFGEGRNHLPAEHWGARFRSGATQSVPAKELA; from the coding sequence ATGACCAAGAAGATCAACATCTACGCCTTCGACATGAACTGCGTGGGCCACATCAACCATGGCCTATGGACTCACCCGCGCGATCTCTCCTCGTCCTATACGAGCCTCGACTACTGGGTGAACCTCGCCAAGATCGCCGAACGAGGAAAGCTCGACGGCATCTTCCTCGCCGACATCGTGGGCGTCTACGATGTCTACAAGGGAGGTCCGGAGACGGCGATTGCAGCCGGCGCGCAAGTTCCGGTGAACGACCCGATGCTGCTGGTGCCGGCCATGGCTTACGCCACGAAGCATCTCGGCTTCGGCGTGACCGTGAACACGACCTATGAGCAGCCCTATCTTCACGCGCGCCGCATGTCGACGCTCGACCACCTGACCAATGGCCGCATCGGCTGGAACATCGTGACCGGCTATCTCGACAGCGCAGCCCGCGGCATGGGGTTGCAGGAGCAGCTCGACCACGATCACCGCTACGACATCGCGGACGATTATCTCGACGTGCTCTACAAGCTCTGGGAGGGAAGCTGGGATGACGATGCCGTCATCGCGGACGGCGCAAAGGGAATCTACGCGCGACCGGACAAGGTGCGGGCGATCAAGCACGACGGCCCGTATTATCAGATCGACGCCATTCACCTGAGCGAGCCTTCGCCGCAGCGCACGCCGGTACTCTATCAGGCAGGGTCGTCGACGCGCGGACGGGAATTTGCGTCAAAACATGCCGAATGCGTGTTCACCGGCGGACCGAACCCGATCGTGGCCCGTGACATCATCGCCGACATCCGCGCAGGAGCAGCGAGCCAAGGCCGCAATCCGCAGGATGTGAAGGTCTTCGTTGGCATGAGCCTCGTCGTCGGCCGCACGGAGAGGGAAGCGAACGACAAGCTCGAGGATTATCGCCGCCATGCCAGCGTCGAGGGAGCATTGGCGCATTTTTCGAGTTCCTCCGGCGTCGATTTCTCGAAATACGATCTCGACGAGCCGATCCAGTACGAGAAGAACAACGCCAACAATTCCACCCTGGAAGCGATCACCAAGCGCAGCGCCGGCACGGTCTGGACGGTGCGCAAGCTGATCGACCAGATGATCCTCGGCAGCCGCCAGAAGCCATTCGTAGGCACGCCGGAGCAGATCGCAGACCATATCGCCTCATGGGTCGAGGATGCCGACATCGACGGCATCAATCTTCCTCGCACGGTCGCGCCGGAAAGCCTCGCGGACTTCGTCGATCTGGTGGTTCCCGTGCTGCAGGAGCGCGGCCTGTTCAAGGCCGATTACGCCGATGGCACCTTGCGTGAAAAGCTGTTCGGCGAGGGCCGCAACCATCTTCCGGCCGAGCATTGGGGCGCCCGTTTCAGGTCGGGCGCGACACAGAGCGTCCCTGCCAAAGAACTCGCCTGA
- a CDS encoding MetQ/NlpA family ABC transporter substrate-binding protein, whose protein sequence is MLRKSLAVWHRRLTRSKALPILAVLAASTWAMASGTAQAAGPLRVGINSGLSADAVHQAAKEAKEQGLDVKVIEFTDWITPNAALANKDIDANYFQHIPFLEDAKKARGYDFVSIGVGTMSKVGLYSKRYKNVSDLPNGAKVAIANDPVNGGRGLVLLDRIGLIKLKEGLDFRATVADIVSNPKNIKITELIAQQLPTALDDVDLGQGYPATLKQFDIDPNSALIFDDVQKRFAIQWVVRAEDAKEPRINKFVSIYQNSPEVKAILKKHFGEMTVPAW, encoded by the coding sequence ATGCTGAGGAAGTCGCTGGCCGTCTGGCACCGCCGCCTGACACGATCCAAGGCCCTGCCGATACTCGCCGTTCTTGCCGCATCCACCTGGGCAATGGCGTCGGGCACGGCTCAGGCGGCGGGTCCGCTGCGGGTCGGTATCAATTCCGGGTTGTCGGCCGATGCCGTTCATCAGGCGGCGAAAGAGGCCAAGGAGCAGGGCCTTGACGTGAAGGTGATCGAGTTCACCGACTGGATCACGCCCAACGCCGCCCTCGCCAACAAGGATATCGACGCCAACTACTTCCAGCACATCCCGTTCCTGGAGGACGCCAAGAAGGCGCGAGGCTATGATTTCGTGTCGATCGGCGTCGGCACCATGTCGAAGGTCGGCCTCTATTCGAAGAGGTACAAGAACGTCTCGGACCTGCCGAACGGCGCGAAGGTCGCCATCGCCAACGATCCGGTGAATGGCGGCCGCGGCCTCGTGCTTCTCGATCGCATCGGCCTGATCAAGCTCAAGGAAGGCTTGGACTTCAGGGCCACCGTCGCCGATATCGTGTCCAATCCCAAGAACATCAAAATCACCGAGCTGATCGCCCAGCAATTGCCGACCGCTCTCGACGATGTGGACCTCGGACAGGGCTATCCTGCGACCCTCAAGCAATTCGATATCGATCCAAACTCTGCGCTGATCTTCGATGACGTCCAGAAGCGCTTCGCCATTCAATGGGTCGTCCGCGCCGAGGACGCGAAGGAGCCGCGGATCAACAAGTTCGTCTCCATCTACCAGAACTCGCCCGAGGTCAAAGCCATCCTCAAGAAGCATTTCGGCGAGATGACCGTGCCCGCCTGGTAG
- a CDS encoding Lrp/AsnC family transcriptional regulator, which produces MDAIDTKILRFLQEDASISIAELAQRVNLSQTPCWKRIQRLEASGVIKGRVALVDPEKIGLSLTAFVSVEAYDHTEAWTQRFAEFVSTLPEVMEFYRMAGDVDYILRVVVPDMAAYDGFYKKLINAVPLKNVTSRFAMERIKSTTAFALTA; this is translated from the coding sequence ATGGATGCAATCGACACCAAGATCCTCAGGTTCCTCCAGGAGGACGCGAGCATCTCCATTGCGGAGCTGGCGCAAAGGGTGAACCTGTCCCAGACCCCTTGCTGGAAGCGGATCCAGCGCCTGGAGGCCTCGGGGGTCATCAAGGGACGGGTCGCGCTCGTCGACCCGGAGAAGATCGGGCTCAGCCTGACCGCCTTCGTCTCGGTCGAGGCCTACGACCATACGGAGGCGTGGACGCAGCGGTTCGCGGAATTCGTCTCGACGCTGCCCGAGGTGATGGAATTCTATCGCATGGCCGGCGACGTGGACTACATCCTGCGCGTGGTCGTCCCCGACATGGCTGCCTATGATGGGTTCTACAAAAAGCTCATCAATGCCGTGCCGCTCAAGAACGTCACGTCGCGCTTCGCCATGGAGCGCATCAAGTCCACGACCGCCTTCGCGCTGACCGCATAA
- a CDS encoding GntR family transcriptional regulator, whose amino-acid sequence MNTPFPVVQGSAAQRIETELRRLIIALELPPGSRLSEQDIAERHGVSRQPVREALIGLARTRLVEIQPQRGTTVVKISVRKMMEARFVREAIETAVVRRACLSFDQQSRERIDDLLEMQDNAARRDDHAAFQRYDELFHIALAEGAGCPLAWEAVQDIKAHMDRVCQLTLPGPEAMLPLIDQHRAIVAAIDSRDEEAAAEAMRRHLTEILRALPRVEAEHPELFSA is encoded by the coding sequence GTGAACACGCCCTTCCCCGTCGTCCAAGGCTCCGCAGCCCAGCGCATCGAAACCGAGCTGCGCCGCCTGATCATCGCGCTGGAGCTTCCGCCCGGAAGCCGGCTGTCTGAGCAGGACATCGCCGAGCGCCATGGGGTTTCCCGCCAGCCTGTCCGCGAGGCGCTGATCGGGCTCGCCCGGACGCGTCTCGTGGAAATTCAGCCCCAGCGCGGCACGACGGTGGTCAAGATTTCGGTGCGCAAGATGATGGAGGCCCGGTTCGTCCGCGAGGCGATCGAGACGGCGGTCGTGCGCCGCGCCTGCTTGTCATTCGACCAGCAGAGCCGGGAGCGGATCGACGATCTCCTGGAGATGCAGGACAACGCTGCGAGGCGGGACGACCATGCGGCCTTCCAGCGCTACGACGAGCTCTTCCACATCGCTCTGGCCGAGGGCGCGGGCTGCCCCCTGGCGTGGGAGGCGGTGCAGGACATCAAGGCCCATATGGACCGGGTGTGCCAGCTCACCCTCCCCGGCCCCGAAGCGATGCTGCCCTTGATCGATCAGCATCGCGCCATCGTCGCCGCCATCGACAGCCGTGACGAGGAGGCCGCTGCGGAGGCCATGCGCCGGCATCTTACGGAAATCCTACGCGCCCTGCCCCGGGTCGAGGCGGAGCATCCCGAACTCTTCAGCGCGTAA
- a CDS encoding TRAP transporter substrate-binding protein, whose translation MVTKRTLAAAALGLWTALISGTAGAQTTLRSADIHPDGYPTVEAVKYFGSLLEKKTNGRYKIQVFHSAQLGQEKDTIEQTRFGVIDLNRINMGPFNNLIPETLVPSLPFIFRSVDHMRKTVDGPIGDQILKAFEPHGLVALAFYDSGARSFYNSKRTINTPADLKGMKVRVIQSDLFLDMVNALGANATPMPPGEVYSALQTGVVDGAENNWPSYDSFRHFEVAKFYSLTEHSMSPEVLVMSKKSFDKMSPEDQKAVRETAKESVAKMRELWEAREKEAEKKIRASGSQINNVDKQPFIDAMKPVYEKYAKDAKVKELVSRIQAMN comes from the coding sequence ATGGTAACCAAAAGAACCCTCGCCGCTGCCGCCCTTGGACTATGGACGGCCCTTATAAGTGGCACAGCCGGGGCCCAGACGACACTGCGCTCCGCCGATATTCACCCGGATGGGTATCCGACTGTCGAGGCGGTAAAATATTTCGGCTCGCTCCTCGAGAAGAAGACCAACGGCCGATACAAGATCCAGGTGTTCCATTCCGCGCAGCTCGGCCAGGAGAAGGACACGATCGAGCAGACCCGCTTCGGCGTCATCGATCTGAACCGGATCAATATGGGCCCGTTCAACAACCTGATTCCTGAGACCCTGGTGCCCTCGCTGCCGTTCATCTTCCGGTCGGTCGACCACATGCGCAAGACCGTGGACGGCCCGATCGGCGATCAGATCCTGAAGGCCTTCGAGCCGCACGGGCTCGTCGCGTTGGCCTTCTACGATTCGGGTGCACGCTCGTTCTACAACTCCAAGCGCACCATCAACACGCCGGCTGACCTCAAGGGCATGAAGGTCCGCGTGATCCAGTCGGATCTCTTCCTCGACATGGTGAACGCGCTCGGCGCCAATGCGACGCCGATGCCTCCGGGTGAGGTCTATTCCGCGCTGCAGACCGGCGTGGTCGACGGTGCCGAGAACAACTGGCCGAGCTACGATTCCTTCCGCCATTTCGAGGTGGCGAAATTCTACTCGCTGACCGAGCATTCCATGTCTCCGGAAGTGCTCGTCATGTCGAAGAAGAGCTTCGACAAGATGTCCCCCGAGGACCAGAAGGCAGTGCGCGAGACGGCAAAGGAATCCGTCGCGAAGATGCGCGAGCTCTGGGAGGCGCGCGAGAAGGAAGCCGAAAAGAAGATCCGGGCGAGCGGCAGCCAGATCAACAATGTCGACAAGCAGCCCTTCATCGACGCCATGAAGCCGGTCTACGAGAAGTATGCCAAGGACGCGAAGGTGAAGGAGCTCGTCTCCCGCATCCAGGCGATGAACTGA